The Methanophagales archaeon genomic interval ATTGTTGTGAGAGATGGGTGGTATTTTGAGAATATAAATGTGAACAAGAGCTTGACAATAAAATCCGAAAACGGTTCCGCAAATTGCAGGGTTCGAGCTGATAATCCAAATGACCATGCAATCGAGGTCAAATCTGATCATGTGAATATAAGTGGCTTCAGTGTGAGAGGTACAACAGGATGGAAGTCTTGTGGGATATATCTTATTAATGTGAATTACTGTGGCATATCTAATAACGATTGCTCGCACACATGGTCCGGGCACGGTATCTTCCTCAATACGTCATTCAACAATACTATAACAAATAACGATTGTAATAATTGCGATTGGGACGGAATCAGTATTCAAGATTCAAACAACAATAATGTATCAGGCAATGAATGTATTAATAACAATAATGGTATAACCCTTAAGAATTCGAACAATAATATTATATCACGCAACAACTGCAAGAATAATAACTTGTTTAATGGCATGTATATCAAAAATTCGAGTGATAATACCATTTACCTGAATAATCTAATAGATAATACAAACAATGTCTATCCCCCTGCATCAACAAACATCTGGAACTCCACCGAGAAAATAACCTACACATACAAAGAAAGGTAAAACTTACACAAACTGCTTAGGTAACTACTGGAGCGATTACAAAGAAAAATATCCGGATGCTGAAGAGATAGCTGGAACTGGGATCGGAGACACGCCTTATAGCATAAATTCCGATAATGACAATTATCCGCTGATTATGCCTTTTGAAAATTACTTTTTGACAACTGAAAACATATTTGACACCGGCGCGCCTTCAAATCCATACCCCTCAATAGCAGGCACGCATACTGGAACAATCATACCAAATCGAACGATCACCATGAACAAACTTTACACTTATTCATGCGAAGGCACAGGCGGGCATACCGAATACGCAAGGATTATATAACGATTCATGGAGTATCGAGACTTTACCATGGGAAGGCTATGGTGGAGATTGGCGTAATCTTTCTTTCGCTGAACCTTTCAAGTTGTGTGCAGAAGAGGAGTATAAATTCACATTAATAACAGGCTCCTATCCACAAATCATACACAAACAAAATCATACAACCCTGGATGGAAGCTTAATCACATGCACGAAATTTACAGATGCGAATGGGAGGGTTTATTATGACTGGATACCGGTAATTCGGCTGGAGTAAGGAGTAAAGTTCTTTGATAAAGAATCTGCATCGCTATACAGTACAGAAGATTGTCGAACGGTAGTTAGTGGAAGGGGCTGTAATATGTTTATTCTCTCCTGATCTCCACCACATCACTGCCCTTTATAACTTTAAACTCGATATCAGCCAGGAATCTCTTCGTCACGTAAATATTCGTCCTGAGATGTTCCGTCATCTCCCGGACCTTCAGCTCTGAACCAGTATCCGCAAGAGCAATATAGGGTATAAGCTGGTCAGCGAGGTGTATATCAACGGTGGAAGAGGAATTCAGTTCTTTTATTATCTCATGAGCTGCTTCTTTGCCCACGAGTTCCGCTCTCTTTCCTGGCTTACCAAGTGCACTGCCGCTCTTATAGCCCAGCCATAGGGTAATGCCACTGCCAGTTGATGCTGCTCCTGATGGTGTTTTATCACCTACATCACGCTCTAACTCTATTGCAGCGCTGTAGCCGTAATCATGCAATACCTGCTCCGCTGCTCTCGCCTGCCGCTCTGTTACATGTGCGGGCAGACCGCGGGAATGCGAGATGCCACTTACTACCATTCTGCTCTCTGGTTCTGGCCCCTGCTGCTCTGGTTCAGGT includes:
- a CDS encoding right-handed parallel beta-helix repeat-containing protein, whose amino-acid sequence is MAFVLLGVFAGVSLSVALASARTIYVPDSYTKIQLAIDNAKAGDIIVVRDGWYFENINVNKSLTIKSENGSANCRVRADNPNDHAIEVKSDHVNISGFSVRGTTGWKSCGIYLINVNYCGISNNDCSHTWSGHGIFLNTSFNNTITNNDCNNCDWDGISIQDSNNNNVSGNECINNNNGITLKNSNNNIISRNNCKNNNLFNGMYIKNSSDNTIYLNNLIDNTNNVYPPASTNIWNSTEKITYTYKER